A genomic window from Sphingomonas taxi includes:
- a CDS encoding PAS domain S-box protein yields the protein MDAINERETRRLAALARYAVMDTPREASFDELAALTARLCDAPIAVINLIAADRQFFKAEVGLGVRATPLESSFCARALLEDDLLVVPDLTRDARFDCNPLVVGEPNIRAYAGALLKTEDGLAIGTLCVLDHRVRPFTDLHQETLRVLSRQVMAQLDLRRAVEARDRRYDQLRASEERLRLILDSARDYAIVTTDTDRRITGWSAGAEASFEWTEQQAIGRPIDDLFLPEDRRAGVPARECATAAAEGCAPDVRWHLRADGARVFMTGSTHPIIERDGGHSGFLKIARDETRARTQAEELARTRSELVDSEARFRNMADHAPVMMWVTDHDGHCTYLNRRWYDFTGQTPAEAQGAGWLDVTHPDDRAEAARIFRAAHAARVPFRLDYRLRHADGSYHWAIDAASPRFGPDGVFLGYIGSVIDIHDRREAERRLADSEARYRTLFESIESGFCVVEVAPGTADTPTDYRVVEANPAFYRQTGFTAAIHGRWLRESMPELEEHWYEIYGRVAVSGEPIRFEQGSAALGRWFDIAAFRVGAPADRRVAVLFNDISARRAAEEALQRLNERLGDEVTERTAERDRMWETSPDLMLVMDAAGVIRRANPAWTRMLGYAADELVGHHVSDFIVAEDHDETIGAYRRAAAGGKADVENRYRHKDGSIRWIAWVAAPAGDMTYASGRNVTAEKAQAAALAQAEEQLRQAQKMEAVGQLTGGIAHDFNNLLTGVIGSLDLLQRRLARGETDKVERYATAAITSANRAAALTHRLLAFSRRQPLDPKAVDANRLVAGMEELLRRTIGESIALEMVGAVGLWRTRCDPHQLESAILNLAINARDAMPDGGTLTIETCNAQLDAAYVAQQREVGAGDYVCVCVTDTGAGMAPETIARAFEPFFTTKPIGQGTGLGLSMIYGFARQSEGHVRIYSELGRGTAIKVYLPRHHGEADAPDAILAVPDDAHRGAGETVLVVEDETAVRDLVVEVLRDLGYRAVEAADGPAGLKLLQSGMRVDLLVTDIGLPGLNGRQVADAARQQRPELKVLFMTGYAENATIANGFLEPGMQMITKPFAIDALTARIRGMIEGTPIAGD from the coding sequence ATGGACGCCATCAACGAGCGGGAGACGCGGAGGCTGGCAGCGCTGGCGCGCTATGCGGTGATGGATACGCCGCGCGAGGCGTCGTTCGACGAACTCGCCGCGCTGACCGCCCGGTTGTGCGATGCGCCGATCGCGGTGATCAACCTGATCGCCGCCGACCGCCAGTTCTTCAAGGCCGAGGTGGGTCTCGGTGTGCGCGCGACGCCGCTGGAAAGTTCGTTCTGCGCCAGGGCGCTGCTGGAGGACGATCTGCTCGTCGTGCCGGATCTCACCCGCGACGCCCGCTTCGACTGCAACCCGCTGGTAGTCGGCGAACCGAATATCCGTGCCTATGCCGGTGCGCTGCTCAAGACCGAGGACGGGCTGGCGATCGGCACCCTGTGCGTGCTCGACCATCGCGTCCGCCCGTTCACCGATCTCCATCAGGAAACGCTGCGCGTCCTCTCGCGGCAGGTGATGGCGCAGCTCGATCTCCGCCGTGCGGTCGAGGCGCGCGATCGCCGCTACGACCAGTTGCGCGCCAGCGAGGAGCGGCTGCGGCTGATCCTCGACAGCGCCCGCGATTATGCGATCGTCACCACCGACACCGATCGCCGCATCACCGGCTGGTCCGCCGGCGCGGAGGCATCGTTCGAATGGACCGAGCAGCAGGCGATCGGCCGGCCGATCGACGATCTGTTCCTGCCCGAGGATCGCCGCGCCGGTGTCCCCGCGCGCGAATGCGCCACCGCCGCCGCCGAAGGCTGCGCGCCCGACGTGCGCTGGCACCTGCGCGCCGACGGCGCGCGCGTGTTCATGACCGGTTCGACGCATCCGATCATCGAGCGCGACGGCGGCCACAGCGGCTTCCTCAAGATCGCGCGCGACGAGACGCGCGCCCGCACCCAGGCGGAGGAACTGGCGCGCACCCGCAGCGAGCTGGTCGACAGCGAGGCGCGCTTCCGCAACATGGCCGATCATGCGCCGGTGATGATGTGGGTCACCGATCACGACGGCCATTGCACCTATCTCAACCGCCGCTGGTACGATTTCACCGGCCAGACCCCCGCCGAGGCGCAGGGCGCCGGCTGGCTCGACGTCACCCATCCCGACGATCGGGCGGAGGCGGCGCGTATCTTCCGTGCGGCGCATGCGGCACGCGTGCCGTTCCGCCTCGACTATCGGCTGCGCCATGCCGACGGCAGCTATCATTGGGCGATCGACGCCGCCTCGCCGCGCTTCGGGCCGGATGGCGTCTTTCTCGGCTATATCGGCTCGGTGATCGACATCCACGATCGGCGCGAGGCGGAGCGGCGGCTCGCCGATAGCGAGGCGCGCTATCGCACGCTGTTCGAATCGATCGAATCGGGCTTCTGCGTCGTCGAGGTCGCACCGGGCACCGCCGACACCCCGACCGACTATCGCGTCGTCGAAGCCAATCCCGCCTTCTACCGCCAGACCGGTTTCACCGCGGCGATCCACGGCCGCTGGCTGCGCGAATCGATGCCCGAGCTCGAGGAGCATTGGTATGAGATCTACGGCCGCGTCGCCGTCAGTGGTGAACCGATCCGGTTCGAACAGGGGTCGGCGGCGCTCGGCCGCTGGTTCGACATCGCGGCCTTCCGCGTCGGCGCCCCCGCCGATCGCCGCGTCGCCGTGCTGTTCAACGACATCTCCGCCCGTCGCGCCGCCGAGGAGGCGTTGCAGCGGCTCAACGAACGGCTGGGCGACGAGGTCACCGAACGCACCGCCGAGCGTGACCGGATGTGGGAGACGTCGCCCGACCTGATGCTGGTGATGGATGCCGCCGGGGTGATCCGCCGCGCCAATCCGGCGTGGACGCGGATGCTCGGCTATGCCGCCGACGAGCTGGTCGGCCACCACGTCAGCGACTTCATCGTCGCCGAGGATCATGACGAGACGATCGGCGCCTATCGCCGTGCCGCCGCGGGCGGCAAGGCGGATGTCGAGAACCGCTATCGCCACAAGGACGGCTCGATCCGCTGGATCGCCTGGGTGGCGGCGCCGGCCGGCGACATGACCTATGCCTCCGGCCGCAACGTCACCGCCGAAAAGGCACAGGCGGCGGCGTTGGCACAGGCTGAGGAGCAGTTGCGTCAGGCGCAGAAGATGGAGGCGGTCGGGCAGCTCACCGGCGGGATCGCGCATGATTTCAACAATCTGCTGACCGGAGTCATCGGCTCGCTCGACCTGCTGCAGCGGCGCCTCGCGCGCGGCGAGACCGACAAGGTCGAACGCTATGCCACCGCCGCGATCACCTCCGCCAATCGCGCCGCGGCGCTGACCCATCGGCTGCTCGCTTTCTCCCGCCGCCAGCCGCTCGACCCCAAGGCGGTCGACGCCAACCGGCTGGTCGCCGGCATGGAGGAACTGCTCCGCCGCACGATCGGCGAGAGCATCGCGCTCGAGATGGTCGGCGCGGTCGGGCTGTGGCGGACGCGCTGCGATCCGCACCAGCTCGAAAGCGCGATCCTCAACCTCGCGATCAACGCGCGCGACGCGATGCCCGACGGCGGCACGCTGACCATCGAGACGTGCAACGCGCAGCTGGACGCGGCCTATGTCGCGCAGCAGCGCGAGGTCGGCGCAGGCGACTATGTCTGCGTCTGCGTCACCGACACCGGCGCCGGCATGGCGCCCGAGACGATCGCACGCGCCTTCGAACCCTTCTTCACCACCAAGCCGATCGGCCAAGGCACCGGCCTGGGGCTGTCGATGATCTACGGTTTCGCCCGTCAATCGGAGGGCCATGTCCGCATCTATTCCGAGCTCGGCCGCGGCACCGCGATCAAAGTATATCTGCCGCGCCACCATGGTGAGGCGGACGCCCCCGACGCGATCCTCGCTGTGCCGGATGACGCGCATCGCGGCGCGGGCGAAACGGTGCTGGTCGTCGAGGACGAGACGGCGGTGCGCGACCTCGTCGTCGAGGTTCTGCGCGACCTCGGCTATCGCGCGGTCGAGGCCGCGGACGGCCCTGCCGGGCTGAAGCTGCTCCAGTCCGGCATGCGCGTCGACCTGCTCGTCACCGACATCGGCCTGCCCGGCCTCAACGGCCGCCAGGTCGCCGATGCCGCGCGCCAGCAGCGCCCCGAGCTGAAGGTGCTGTTCATGACCGGCTATGCCGAAAATGCGACGATCGCCAACGGCTTCCTCGAACCCGGCATGCAGATGATTACCAAGCCCTTCGCGATCGACGCGCTCACCGCCCGCATCCGCGGGATGATCGAGGGCACGCCGATCGCCGGCGATTAG